ACCGGATCGGCGCCATGCGGGTATTAAAAGCGAAGCTGTATGAGCTGGAACAGCAAAAGAAAGACGCTGCGTTTCAAAATATTGTTGGGGAAAAGAAAGATATCGCCTGGGGAAGCCAAATCCGTTCGTATGTGTTCCAACCGTATCAAATGGTCAAGGATCACCGGACCAACTACGAATCAGGCAATGTCGCCGCGGTCATGGATGGAGCGTTGGACCCTTTTATTGAAGCGTATTTAACCATGAAGGCCTCGAAGGCTTCCCATATGCCGGCCCATTAACACGCATCCACATTCGATGCTCGACCTTCATGATTCATCATTGTCATATTTGTGTTTCATGTGCTGACCGGACGACCATCGAGATATTCACCTCTATGAATCCAGTAGAAACATGTATGTTATGGAAGAATTGAACGAACAACAACAACAACGGCTGGAAAAGCTCCACGCGCTTCAGAATGGAGGCCTTCATCCCTTTGGTACACGTTTTTCCACCACCCACACGCTTGAGACTATTCTTCAGTTGTATACGGCCTCAACCAAAGAAGAGCTTGAAGGCACACCGATTTCGTGCACGGTAGCCGGACGCATTGTGGCCATGCGCCGCTTTGGAAAGGCCGCTTTTGCGGCCCTACAGGAAGAAGGCCATCGTCTCCAGGTTTACCTCAAGAAGGATCTGCTTGGGGATCAGTCCTATGAACTTTCGCAGTCGTTTGATTTAGGGGATTGGATCGGAGTCGAAGGCCGGTTATTTCGCACCAAAACCGACGAACTCACAGTAGAAGTCCATCGCCTCACCTTTCTCACAAAGGGGTTACGGCCTCTTCCGGAAAAATGGCACGGGCTTACCGACATTGAAACCCGGTATCGGCAACGGTATGTGGATTTGATTGCCAATCCATCGGTGCACCAGGTCTTCCGCACACGCAGTCGAATCATTAATATCATTCGTTCGTTTCTCACGGAACGAGAATACCTCGAAGTGGAAACGCCGATGATGCATTCCATCCCTGGAGGAGCCACAGCACGCCCGTTTGTGACCCATCACAACACCCTCGATGTAGACTTATATTTGCGCGTGGCACCGGAATTATACCTCAAGCGCCTCATTGTCGGAGGTTTCCGGCGCGTTTTTGAAATTAACCGCAATTTCCGCAATGAAGGCATTTCCACCATTCACAATCCTGAATTTACCATGTTGGAATTTTATCAGGCCTATGCGGATTATCATGATCTGATGGACCTGACCGAACAGTTGTTTCACACCTTGAGCCTGGAAGTATGCGGAGACCCAACGGTGGCCTACCAGGGCCAAAACATTTCTCTCGCGCCACCCTGGCGTCGAGTGCCGTATCTGGATTCGATTGTAGAGGTCAACCAGTTGGATCCTGAAATCCTGTCGGATCAGAAGAAAGCCGTGGACGCGGCAAAACGGTTAGGTGTTGATTGTGCACCGCAAGCCAGCCATGTCGACATCCTCGTCAATCTCTTTGAAGCCACCGTCGAGCCAACATTGATTCAACCAACCTTCATCACCGATTTCCCTATCGAAATTTCCCCGTTGGCCAGGAAAAAAGAAGCCAACCCGGCCCTGACCGACCGATTTGAACTCTTTATTGGTGGGCGGGAATTAGCGAATGGATTTTCGGAGTTAAATGATCCCTTGGACCAGCGACAACGGTTTGAGGCCCAAGTGGCGTTGCGGGATGCGGGAGACGACGAAGCCCATTATCTGGATGAAGACTTTATTCGAGCCCTCGAATATGGCATGCCTCCCACAGCGGGAGAAGGGATTGGGATTGATCGACTCGTCATGCTATTCACCAATCAGGCCTCGATTCGCGATGTCATCCTTTTCCCCCAACTTCGACCGGATCGGCCTTTGTGACCCTCCCATATGAGATATTAGTCGGACTGCGGTATCTTCGGGCCAAACGTCGGCAGCGAACGATTTCGCTGAACACGTTTATCTCCATCACCGGGATTACGCTTGGTGTCGCAGCACTCATTGGCACGCTTGGCATCATGACCGGCTTTAAGGAGGATCTCCAGTCGAAAATCCTTGGCACGACTGCGCATGTGATCGTCCAGGAACGTGGTAGCAATGACATGAAAGGGTATGCGGACCTGGTCGATCAGATTGAAGCCGTTCCCGATGTGATAGCCGCTGCCCCGTTTATTTTTAAACAAGTGCTCGTCACCTCCAAAACAGCCGTGCAAGGGATCATCCTCCGGGGCATTCAGCCCTCGCAGGAAATACGCGTGACCGATTTAGAAACCAACATGAAATTTGGGGATTTGGCTGACCTGACTCGCCCTTTTACTCCATCGACATCTCCTGATTCCGGTCGGGACACGCCTTCATCCACCAACCCACCCGGAATTATTTTGGGGAAGGAATTGGCCTTTCGGCTTGGCGTGTTTATCGGCGATACCATCAACGTCGTCTCACCTGTCGGTCCCATGACTTCGTTGACCATGACACCGAAAATTCGCCCCTACACCGTGGTCGGCGTGTTCGAATCCGGCATGTTCGAATATGATTCTTCGTTAGCATATATCAGCCTGGACGAAGCCCAGAAATTTTTTAATCTCGGTGAGACGGTCACCGGGATTCAGGTCAAGGTCAACGACGTATTTTTGGCCCAGCAGATTGCTCAACGACTAGAAGCCACACTCGGCCATATCTTTATCGCCCGTGATTGGATGCAGTTAAATCGAAATTTGTTTTCGGCATTGAAACTCGAAAAGACCATGATGTTTCTACTGCTAGTCTTGATTACCCTGGTCGCCTCGTTCAATATCGTGGGAACCTTGACGATGATTGTCAACGAAAAGCAACGGGAAATTGCCATCCTCAAAGCCATGGGCGCCACGCCAGGAGCGATCATGCGGATTTTCATGTTAAACGGGTTGGTAATCGGAATCGTGGGAACGGGCATTGGGGTCCCCCTGGGCTATACCTTTTTGTGGCTCATTCAGAACTATTGGACCTTCGACGCCTCCGTCTATTACATCTCCCGCATTCCCGTGCACATTCTGCCATTAGACGTGCTGTTAGTAGCCACTTCGGCCATCCTGATCAGTTTTGCCGCCACGTTCTACCCTTCATGGCAAGCGGCGAAGTTAGACCCGGTCAGCGCCCTTCGTTATGAATAACCCAATCGACTCAGAGTTCACGCCCCAAGCGCCATTGGTCTCTATCGACAACCTTTGTCGTTCATTTCAGATGGGCAAGCAAACGGTGCATGTCCTCAACGGCATTACCATGACGTTAGCGCGAAAGGAAATGGTGTCGATTGTCGGCGCATCAGGCGCCGGAAAAAGCACTCTGCTCCACATCATGGGGACCTTGGATCGCCCGACAAGTGGAAAAGTATTGTTTGAAGGGAAGAATATGTTCCGGGTAAGCGAAACCGCGCTAGCAGGATTCCGGAATCGATCCATCGGATTTGTCTTTCAATTTCATCACCTTCTTCCAGAGTTCACTGCCTTGGAAAACACCTATCTTCCGGCGCTCATCCAAAAAATTCCCAAACAGCAGGCCGTGGACGCCGCAAAATCTCTCTTATCTGAAGTGGGGCTTTCTCACCGTCTGCACCATAAACCGGGGGAATTATCAGGAGGAGAGCAGCAACGTGTCGCCGTGGCCAGAGCCTTAATCCGGCACCCCGACCTGGTGTTGGCGGATGAACCGACAGGCAATCTGGATACGCATACCGGGGATGAATTATTTGAACTTTTACGAAAACTCAATCACACGCATGGAACAGCCTTCGTGATTGTGACCCACAACGAAAAACTTTCCCTTCAGACCGACCGGCTGATTCAACTACAGGATGGACAAATTATCGAGGATCGCTGTCTGAAGGATAAATCGACCATAACGGACGGGTCGTAAGACAACACCAGAAAAAATGGGGAACTGCATCGCTGTTGATGGAGTTCCCCATTATTAAATAATGTTCTACCCTAAAACCGATATCCTACTTTTTCCACTCTTTCTCCGGTTTCACCCTGGACCGTATCTTAGGCGATCTATGGCCTCACCCGTTTCACCAATTTCTCCCATTACGGAGAAGCCGTAATACGGTCCTTGATCTCATCAAATGTGGCCTTGGGTATAATGTTTTTCGCCACAAGTTCGCCACGGAGCCGGTAAGGCCGGTTTGAAACCACTTCCTCAGCAACCTCCCGAGTTAATCCCAGAGTCAACACCAGATCACTTACTGGCGCCTTATTAATATTGACTAAATCCCCTCCGATTTTTGGCAGGGTTGGGGGCGTCACAATTTTTGGCACCGGTGGTTTGGACGAAACAATCGGGCTGGAATTCACTGACGGAGTCATTTCAGTCTTGGCCATATCAGGCTTCTCCGAGGACTTCATCACCCCGGACGTACTCTCTATGGAAGATTCACGGGTATCCTTTAATTCCTTCTGATAGCGCAACACGGTCTCTTTCAGGGCTTTGTTTTGGGCCTTCACTTTTTGATATTGGTCCACGACCACGCGCAATTTGGACATGAGCTGCTCTTTCTCCTGATCCAATTCCCGCTCACGTGTTTCCAATAAGGTGTGCTCATTTTTTCGTCCTTCTTTAATCCGTTGCACCTCCGTGGTCATCTTCTCCAAATCCGTGGACACTTTTTCGTTCAATCCCTTTAAATTGCGTATTTGTTCTTCAAGGGCTTCCTGATGCATCCGGCTTTTTTCTAACTCGGCCTTGGCCGACTCCATATCCGCCACCGATGCCTCATATTTCGACTTCGAAACCATGCACCCTGGCAATCCCAACAGAAGCACGACCGAAATAACCACCCACCTGTTCATAAGATCCTCCTGGTCCCTGCCAATAGAAAGATTCATCCTTGAAAAACTCTTCCTGCCCCTGTCCGGCTCCTGGGTTTACACCCCTATTTCAGGATTTATGGCATCCTCACGGTTATGTCAAGCCTAGCGGCGCCCTAGCTTGTGAATTCCGCTACGGGACTGTTGAAGAAAGCCGCCAGCGGTGTTCTCGCCATTTTCCCGTCCTTACGGACCGGAAGGACGCTTTGCGGGCAAAAATGACTGCGGCCTTGCTGAACGAACTTTTTTGAACAGCCCCGAGGCCTCTAATCGGCAACGTTCCTGTGATTTATGCCCTTGGAAACTATTATTATTCAACACTCCTCTACTTACGACTTACAAAACATACCATTGAGGACGTCGATCTTTGAGCAAATCGTTATAGGGATTGATTCGTTTGTCCCGGGCTTCCGCCATATCCATCTCGCACAGACCGACCTCTCCGTCTTTGAGGGAAGACCGACACAAAATTTTTCCATTAGGGGCCACAATCTCACTCATGCCAATAAATGGCAAGGCGGGTTTTTCCCCACGCTGTTCACGACCGACTCGATTCGCTGTAATGGCAAACACCCCGTTTTCCAAGCATCTCGTCACCATGGCATCAGGACAATAGGGCAACACTAAATTGCTGGGGTGGCATAAAATATCGGCGCCCTTTATGGCCAGACTTCTTGCGGCTTCAGGGAAAAACCAATCAAAACAGACCAGAAGCCCCACCTTAGCCTTTCCAATATCCCAGACAAGAAATCCCGTATCTCCAGGATCAAACCAGAGGGTTTCCTCAAAAAATAAATGGGTTTTCCGATATCTCCCGATATACCCTTTCGGGCCAATCAACACTGCTGAATTAAATAACCGGTCATGGTCTTGTTCAGCCAACCCGACCACAACATGCAGGTCACGCCCCCGAACGGCCTCCTCCAAGGCTTTAATAGCAGGACCGGAGGGAATGTCTTCAGCCAGCTCCCGGACTTCATCTTTAGAAAGGAATTGATATCCCGAAAATGCTAGTTCGGGAAAAACAAGAAGATGCCCTTCAAAGTTATGGATGGCGTTCAAGATGGTTTCTAGATTACGCTGAACTTCTCCAAACACCGGAGAAAATTGATAATACCCTCCACTGATTCTGGACATCACCACCCCACAAAAAAAAGCGGGCAGAGGTGGCTCTACCCGCTTTTTCTCTCAGATTACGGCTTTATGATTACTTAACCTCTTTCAGATGCATCACTGCGCTTTTTGCATGCTTGGTCCCGACATCGGCATGACCGGCTTTGCCATGCTCTACGGCTTCCATGAGTTCGTGAACCCCTTCATCTAAATGAGGATTCTTCACGTCCTTTTGGGCGCCCTGAGCGTGGGTCAAAGCTTCTTGGGCATGCTCAACCAAGGCATCAGCATGTCCCTGCTCGCCATGTTTCACGGCTCCCTCGGCATGCGCAATGGCCTCAGCCACATGTGGATTGGTTCCTGCAAGGGCGACAGACCCCCACGCCCCCGCAACCAATAACCCTAGAATGGCGAACAGACCAATTCCCCTAATAACCGCTGGCTTTTTCATCCCTGACCTCCTTGAAAAAGTAAATAATTATTGAGCTGAGAGTTTCGAATATCCTCTCATCCCTCACATACAAGATCAAGATGATCTCATTTGATCCTGATTGGTGACCCGATATAACAGCTTCACGTCTTTTTCCGCCGGTGCCGCGAAATCACGTGACCATTCCCACCATGACCCTGGATAGACTTTCACTCGTGGAAATCCGACATATCGCAAGAGACAAAACACCCAGGCCGCCCGCACCCCCCCCAAGCAATATGTCATGATCTCCTGATTGTCCCGTAGCCCGTGATCCTCAAATATTTTCCTGACCTGCTCTGCAGGTTTCACCGTGGCATCCGGTTGTAAAAACCGATTCCACGGGATATTAATGGCAGAGGGAATATGGCCGGCCCGGGGCAACCCATCGATCTCCTTCCCCGCATATTCCTCAACACTTCTGGCATCAAGAATGATGGTATCCGGATGGGGTCCTTTGACCAGTTTTTTCAATCCATCCTTATTCACAATGAGGTCCGGATTGGCCTTGACAGTAAAATCCCCCGGCTTGGGTTGAATCGCTTCATGTTCAAAGGGACGCTGCTCTGCAGTCCACTTGACCCACCCACCGTCCAGAATTCGGACGCTGGAATGTCCCAGATACCTCAACATCCAGAACATGCGTCCCTCATCACCCCAATTATCGAAGGGGTTGCAGTAAACAACCACATCGCTGGACTGGTTAATACCGAGGGCTCGAAGGCGCTGTTCAATTCTCCCAAGGTCAGGATTTAAGACCCCCTTTGCCACGGCTGACGGATCACTGTACTCATGCCATGTGCTATGAACGGCACCCGGAATATGTGAGGAATAGGCCGCACGACCTCGTACATCAAGAATGACCAGGTCTTCGCGGCCCAGGTTTTGGGCAAGTGATTCGGTATCAATGAAAAAATTTTCGGTCACAGTGCTTTCCTTTATGAATGAAGTGAAGATGTATTTGACGGGTGGTGAGGAGTGAGCCCATCGGACGGCGCCATACAGCCTACGCGAAGATCGGGTTCCTGATTCTGTACGACCACAGGCAGGGTTGCATCCAAGGGGAACTCCCGTTCATAGATCGTAAAGACATATGGATCATCAGCCGTTAGACCATACTGATCTCTCAACATCTGATTTTGCCCATCGGTCTGGATATGATACCGAATCCGCGCCTGAACGATCCACCCTTTTTCATTTTCCGGCATTTCATATTCAAAGGCATAGTCCCGGCTGGCAAGGGGCAGCAATCGGTTATCGTATACTTCCACAATCACGGGCTGCCAGAGGATCCAACGGCCCATGGTATCGGATTGCTCATGCACCACCGTGCCGTTCGAATCACGCACCGTAAATTCAACGGTAAAAAACCGGTCAGGGTCCCCTGTCGGAATTTTGTGCCCAGCCCCCGCATTAATCAGGGTCAGCGTCAATTTAACATCGTCACCTGGCTGGGGTGTGGGAGGGTCTGCTTGCACTTGGACAGCGACCGCTCGCTTGACCATGTCCGGATCATGACCTCCCCGCCAGAGATGCCGTCGACCGTATCGGATAGGGCTACCCTTGGCAACCGGCCGCTCGACTTCCGGCATATGACAACTCTGACAAATCAGGCCCTTTTCCTTCATGAAAAACTTGCCCTCATACTCAGGATACGTGCCACAAGGCCCCGCATTGTAGAATTGCATGGGTCCCGATACGACATTATGGCAGCGATAACAGACCTGGGTCGTTCTGAAGGAAGGATCAAATTGGGTGGGATGCGGCGCCGCCGAATCGTCATATGGACCAAGAATCTTCCCATCCCGAACATGACAAGCGGCGCACGTCACACCTTCTTGTTGGTATTCCGCATCGTACCGGTAATTAGGAATTTGAATGGCTTTTTCGACGCGGCCACGGGGAAGATCTTGAATAAGAGTCGGTTGCTGATTTTCCAATGGCGTATGGCAATTCAAACAGACCCAGATATTGTCATCTTTTTTCCAATAGGCTTGAAAAAATGGATCGTGAAAGGCCTTGGCATGAATACTGGATTTCCACTCTTCGTAGATCTCGACATGACAACTTCCACATTCCTCCGCTTTCAAGCTCTGCAATCCCACTGGAATCTGTTGATAGGGAATGGGTTTCGCGTAATCCTCTCGTAAACCAAAGATGACGGTGGGACGAATCTCCGTATAAAAAATGTAGATCCCTACCCCCACCACCAACAGGAGCAACAGCCACGCTTTTCCTCCCCATGATCGCTTGGACTTCATCACATTAATTTTCCAGCAGAGCCTGAAGATGGCGGTCCACGGATTCCGCCAACGCCTTGAGGTGATACCCGCCTTCTAAACATGACACGATTCGCCCACTTGCAAATTTATTTGCAATCTTCAAGACAATCGCCGTCATATCGGCATACCCTTGTGACGTTAAGGCCATACTCGCCAACGGATCATCCCGGTGACCGTCAAATCCGGCAGAAATGAGAATACATTCAGGTTGAAAGTGTTCGGCGGCCGGGACCAAGACCTTCTGGAATATGTCGCGATACTCCTCATCCCCTTGTCCTCCCGAGAGCGGCACATTGATGGTCAGACCTTTCCCTTGACCTGCCCCGGTTTCCGTCGCCCGGCCCGTCCCGGGATAAAATGGGGCCTGGTGGGTGCTAAAAAAAAGGACAGTGGGATCATCATAGAAGGCCTGTTGCGTGCCATTGCCGTGGTGCACATCCCAATCCACAATCATCATCCTCTGTAGTCCATATTGTTGCTGAAGATAACGGGCGGCAATGGCGATGGTATTAAGGAAACAAAACCCCATGGCTTGATCCGCCTCGGCATGATGCCCTGGAGGCCGCACAGCGCAAAAAGCGTGGTCAATCTCGTGGTTCATGATCGCATCCACCGCCGCCAAGCCCCCGCCGACCGCCAGATAGGCCGCCTCCAGCGTTCCTGGACACATCGAGGTATCAGGATCCAGGGAAACATAACCAATTGAGGGGGAGCGTCGTTCAAGGCTCTCCACATAGGACGAGTTGTGGACCAGTTCAATCCATTTCCGCTCGGCCCGTCGTGGGGCGACCTGATGCAACCGGGACCACGTACCCGAACTTTCTAATTGCGCGCGTATGGCACGAAGGCGTTCAGGTGACTCCGGATGGCTTCTGCCCATCTCATGGCGTTCATAGGCCGGATGAGAAACGTATCCAACACGTCCCATACTCATACACTCTCAAAATGGAAAAGGAAATCATGCACAGAGGAAAAATTCGATCAACAATGTCGGCCAAACCATACCTGCGAATTCTGACGAACCGGAAGGAAAAACGCTTTCGATCCTAGCATAGGGAGGTGGCTTAGACAACGCATACACCCGCATGATAGGCTCGATTTCATTCTCGTTCCTCCACCTTCATTTCTGATCGGATCTCAGCCATGGCCAATCCTAAGATCGAACAATTCAAGAAAGTGCTCCAAATGGACCCGAAGGACGAAACCATGTGGTTCGGCCTGGGAAAAGCCTACATGAATGACGAAAACTGGAAAGAGGCCATTCCCGCTTTAGAGCAATGCATTCAGGTGAAACCTGAATATTCAGCCGCCTATTTTGCGTTAGCTCAATCTCTGCACCAGACAGGCGAATTTGAAAAATGCCGGACAATATGCACCCAGGGCATCACCGTGGCAACCCAAAATGGTGATCTCCTCGTCATTAAAAACCTGGAAGCCCTTAAAGCCTCCCTGCCTTCATCCTAACCGCTCGTACCTGCTCCAATCCTTCCCCGCAGTTTCGCTTCACATCCTTTCCTTGATACTCGTGAGTTCCTGGGAGCTAAGTCGATATCGGGCAACCGGGTTCACTGCCAGCAATCGAATTCGAGGGTCGCGTGCATCCCCTGGTGGTCGAGTGACCCACGTGACCTGGCGAATACGAATGGGATTACGTAATTTCTGCGCCGGTGCCTTCCATATGGTCAGCAGGACCGCACTGAACTGAGGGACGTCGACGACCACCCCGACCAACATCGCAGCCAATCGCTGAAGATCCAAGGGAGGAATGTCCTGAGGGCGCCCTTTCCCCCATGGCAAATCGGGAACGCTCACCGCCAGCAACACAGGGGCACAGTACCGTTCTAATTGCCTGGCTTTTTCGGCCATGCGTGACAACAATCGCCTGACCAAGGCCTGTTCAAAAAACTCATCCGAGGATTCCAGAATCTGGTGAGGCTGTGGACGCACCGCCGGTGATTTGCGAGCAGGTCCTTGGGTCGATTGAATCACCGTGACTTCCACAAAAAATCGATGCGTACCTTCATAACACTCCAAGTCCGCCGTTCGACCCCCGGAAGCCTCTAGAAATGCCACGGAAAAGCCAGCCTGTGCGAGAAAATACGCGGTCTCGATCTCCGCATGCGCGGACGCCGCCTGCCTGACCGGACACCGATTTATCTGCTCCCACAATATCGCCAGTCGAGTCTGACTTTCTCCGTCATCACAGGCTTTGGCAAGAGTCTGCCATTGGTGGAGAATCAAATCAGGCTTAGGTTGTAACTTCACGCTCCTCCCTCATGAGCAAAGAAATCGAACCAACAAATGCGATTTTTGGCAATCGCGGCCCATCTCTACGCCCCGACACTCAACCAGTATATCAATTTGAGGCGTCAACAGGCTTTCTTCACTTAGGCAGGAAAGACGCGCAATAGCTTATAACTCACAGGCATACACGGCCTATTCACTAAAGAGAAAAAGACGCGAGAGGCGCAAGCCGAGTGCCGGCTCGGCATTAGGAGTTGAAGGCTTCTGAAGGATGCTTTAATTCTTCGAGTGTAAAATGTTTCGGGAGCATGACCGGGAACACCATACCGATGGGATCGCCCCGCAAAATAGTCGTGGTCTTGTCAGGAGAAGGGTCCAATTGCAGCAGAAAATTCGTCACAAAGGCATCGTGGTCGGGCAGAAAATCATAGGGATTCGGGGTCAGTTTATATTCTTGCGTTTTGATCCCTTCCCAAATGGAGAAAGTCCGGTTGGGAAAATGATAAAAATGGTTGGGCAGATCCTTCATCATCATGCCGACTTGTTTGGGGTAATAAAAACGAATGCCACAATAGAGCTTAGGAAATCCACTATTCAAAATTGTATCAACATACATTCCCGAAAATGACTTATACCCCAGGAGCCGCTCTTCAGGAAGAATGGGCGGAGACTGCCATTCAAAACCAGTGCCTTTTCTGCGAAACCGGCAATCCGCCGGTGAACGGATGAGCCAGCCATATTGCCCTACGGCCCGAACCGGCCCGCAATCATCAGGAAGAACCTTGTATCCGGATGCCGCTAACTCCCGTTGCTCAGGCAAAGGCATGTTGGTCATCAAGGGTCGATGGGGATGAAAATCAAGCTTCAGTCGTTCCGGAGCAAAGGCGGTGGAATATTCCCGCTCCCAATAAATGACCCATTTGTCGTCTGAGGTTCCCGGTATCGAACTCATAGAATGCCCTTCATGGTTGCCCTGGAAACGCCTGCCCTCGCTTGATCATCCACGCCACTTCAGCCACACGCTTTCCCAACGCCCATGCATCGGCACGCTCCGCATCATTAATGCCGGGGCTATCGCCTTCCGTCGTCGCTGAAGCGCCAAACGCCCCTCCGTCACTCACGACAATCATCTTGTTCCCAAGCATGGCTGCAAGGATCGTCAACATCGTTACCTCTTTTCCGCTGGATATTTGCCCACCGGTCGTAAAGGCTGCTCCAACCCTATTACGCATTTTCCATTCAGGATATACACCAAATTCAAACTGCCACCGGTCAAAAAACGCTTTGACCTCACCTGACATATTCGACCAATAGACCGGCGAACCCACGATGACGGCATCGCTGCCAAACAACTCATCGGCGGTCACCTGCCCCACGGTCTTCAGGAGGACGGCGGTCCCTGGTATCGACTCAGCACCCCTTTTCACACTCTTGGCCATCTCGGCCGTATGCCCCGACAGAGAATGATAGGTGACTAAGACCTGAAGGCCATCGGTAGCCTGAGGAGATGCTTGGGGAGATGAAGGTTGAGCGGAAACTTGCACACCTCCACACCACCAAACCAATGAAGACAGACCCACCCAAAGGATTTGTTTCCGAGAAATTTTCATGATGAGGATTGAATTGGAATAGAGGCACCGATTCTTTGCACCTAAAGAACCGATTCAGCGGAAAACCAACCTTCGCTACCGTCGTTCAATTTCTTCGTCTATTTGTTCTTCCACCGATACGTGGGTCAATGCCCCTCGGTAATCACACTTATGACACCGCACCCGGAATTCCTCCAACCACCTCTCTTGCACAAAATGTTGATGACATTTAGGGCACGCAAACACCCCCTTCACATAATGCACCTGTTTTCTATACTTCATGACCACACCCTCCAAAAATTTATAAAAAAAATGCTCGGTGCTAGCCTGCCATAGGCCTTTTTCCAATTGCAAATTGGGAGACAGGATGGCACCCTAGCAACTTCCTGCTCAAGGACCAGTATCCTGGTGGGCTCCAAATACCCTTGAACGTTGTTTTCGTGGAAAGTATTGGTCATGAACCTTTTTGAGTCGGGCTTGCTCCACATGGGTATAGATTTGTGTCGTGGCAATGCTGGCATGGCCAAGCATCATTTGAACCGAACGAAGATCGGCGCCATGATCTAATAAATGCGTGGCAAATGAATGGCGAAGCATATGGGGTGAAATAGGCTTGGTGATGCCTGCGCGAGCCTTACGATCCTTGAGAATTTTCCAAAAACATTGCCGGCTCATGGCCCGACCCAGCCGGGTGAGGAATAAGGCCGAAGACGAACGCTTTTTGACAAAGGCCGGGCGGGAAGACTGCAGATACCCGGAGACCAACTGGCGTGCCTTATCTCCGATGGGAACAATTCGTTGTTTGTCCCGCTTGCCAGTCGCCTGCACAAACCCCACATCCAGATTGAGATGCGCCAATTCCAAATTGATGAGTTCCGATACCCGAAGACCGGTGGCATAGAGCAGTTCCACCATAGCGGCATCACGGAGATCTTCCTTGGTATTCATCACCGGCAAGTTGAGTAATCTGGTTACTTCGGCTTCGGACAACAACTTTGGCAATTGACTCCATTGCTTCGGCGTCCCTTTCAATATACCCTCAAAGGCCGGATCATCCTTTCCCCGTTCAAACGATTTGTAAAAACCCCGGATAGACGCCAGACACCTGGCAATGGAAGAGGAGGACAGCCCCTGGGCTTTCAAACTGTTCAAGAATTGAAACCACAGGGGCTTGGAAAGATGAGTGGGATCGGTAATATCGTATGTTCGAAAAAAGATCTCGAGTTTCCTCAGGTCCCGGCGATAGCTCTCAATGGTGTTTACCGCATAACCCTGCTCGACCTGTAACATCGTGAGATAACGATCAATACATTCCTGCATCAGCTCTTTACACCACCCCCATCTCCAAGAACCTTAAACTTTTTCATGCCC
The Nitrospiraceae bacterium DNA segment above includes these coding regions:
- a CDS encoding sulfurtransferase, whose product is MTENFFIDTESLAQNLGREDLVILDVRGRAAYSSHIPGAVHSTWHEYSDPSAVAKGVLNPDLGRIEQRLRALGINQSSDVVVYCNPFDNWGDEGRMFWMLRYLGHSSVRILDGGWVKWTAEQRPFEHEAIQPKPGDFTVKANPDLIVNKDGLKKLVKGPHPDTIILDARSVEEYAGKEIDGLPRAGHIPSAINIPWNRFLQPDATVKPAEQVRKIFEDHGLRDNQEIMTYCLGGVRAAWVFCLLRYVGFPRVKVYPGSWWEWSRDFAAPAEKDVKLLYRVTNQDQMRSS
- a CDS encoding histone deacetylase is translated as MGRVGYVSHPAYERHEMGRSHPESPERLRAIRAQLESSGTWSRLHQVAPRRAERKWIELVHNSSYVESLERRSPSIGYVSLDPDTSMCPGTLEAAYLAVGGGLAAVDAIMNHEIDHAFCAVRPPGHHAEADQAMGFCFLNTIAIAARYLQQQYGLQRMMIVDWDVHHGNGTQQAFYDDPTVLFFSTHQAPFYPGTGRATETGAGQGKGLTINVPLSGGQGDEEYRDIFQKVLVPAAEHFQPECILISAGFDGHRDDPLASMALTSQGYADMTAIVLKIANKFASGRIVSCLEGGYHLKALAESVDRHLQALLEN
- a CDS encoding tetratricopeptide repeat protein, producing MANPKIEQFKKVLQMDPKDETMWFGLGKAYMNDENWKEAIPALEQCIQVKPEYSAAYFALAQSLHQTGEFEKCRTICTQGITVATQNGDLLVIKNLEALKASLPSS
- a CDS encoding flavodoxin family protein; protein product: MQVSAQPSSPQASPQATDGLQVLVTYHSLSGHTAEMAKSVKRGAESIPGTAVLLKTVGQVTADELFGSDAVIVGSPVYWSNMSGEVKAFFDRWQFEFGVYPEWKMRNRVGAAFTTGGQISSGKEVTMLTILAAMLGNKMIVVSDGGAFGASATTEGDSPGINDAERADAWALGKRVAEVAWMIKRGQAFPGQP
- the xerD gene encoding site-specific tyrosine recombinase XerD, with the protein product MQECIDRYLTMLQVEQGYAVNTIESYRRDLRKLEIFFRTYDITDPTHLSKPLWFQFLNSLKAQGLSSSSIARCLASIRGFYKSFERGKDDPAFEGILKGTPKQWSQLPKLLSEAEVTRLLNLPVMNTKEDLRDAAMVELLYATGLRVSELINLELAHLNLDVGFVQATGKRDKQRIVPIGDKARQLVSGYLQSSRPAFVKKRSSSALFLTRLGRAMSRQCFWKILKDRKARAGITKPISPHMLRHSFATHLLDHGADLRSVQMMLGHASIATTQIYTHVEQARLKKVHDQYFPRKQRSRVFGAHQDTGP